From the genome of Vulpes lagopus strain Blue_001 chromosome 2, ASM1834538v1, whole genome shotgun sequence, one region includes:
- the LOC121484864 gene encoding TYRO protein tyrosine kinase-binding protein isoform X1, with the protein MGVFGPSNRLLFLPLLLNMGGFSPIQAQDGCNCPVVSPGVLAGIVLGDLVLTLLIALAVYSLGRMFPRGRGAVEAVTRKQRITETESPYQELQGQRSDVYSDLNTQRPYYK; encoded by the exons ATGGGGGTCTTTGGACCTTCCAACAGGCTCCTgttcctgcctctccttctgaaCATGGGTG GTTTCAGCCCTATCCAGGCACAGGACG GATGCAACTGCCCCGTGGTGAGTCCTGGTGTGCTGGCAGGGATCGTGCTGGGGGACCTGGTGCTGACCCTCCTCATTGCCTTGGCCGTGTACTCCTTGGGCCGAATGTTTCCTCGGGGACGAGGGGCTGTGGAAG CAGTGACCAGGAAACAGCGCATCACTGAGACAGAGTCGCCTTATCAG GAGCTCCAAGGTCAGAGGTCAGATGTCTATAGTGACCTCAACACACAGAGGCCGTATTACAAATGA
- the LOC121484864 gene encoding TYRO protein tyrosine kinase-binding protein isoform X2 translates to MGVFGPSNRLLFLPLLLNMGGFSPIQAQDGCNCPVVSPGVLAGIVLGDLVLTLLIALAVYSLGRMFPRGRGAVEVTRKQRITETESPYQELQGQRSDVYSDLNTQRPYYK, encoded by the exons ATGGGGGTCTTTGGACCTTCCAACAGGCTCCTgttcctgcctctccttctgaaCATGGGTG GTTTCAGCCCTATCCAGGCACAGGACG GATGCAACTGCCCCGTGGTGAGTCCTGGTGTGCTGGCAGGGATCGTGCTGGGGGACCTGGTGCTGACCCTCCTCATTGCCTTGGCCGTGTACTCCTTGGGCCGAATGTTTCCTCGGGGACGAGGGGCTGTGGAAG TGACCAGGAAACAGCGCATCACTGAGACAGAGTCGCCTTATCAG GAGCTCCAAGGTCAGAGGTCAGATGTCTATAGTGACCTCAACACACAGAGGCCGTATTACAAATGA
- the HCST gene encoding hematopoietic cell signal transducer — MAPSGDILLLLPVIAALVTPGSCSGCEPVSLPLLAGLMAAHAVVSLLIIAAVFVCACPRHRPTQEHDKIYINMPGRG, encoded by the exons ATGGCCCCTTCCGGTGAcatcctgctcctgctcccag TAATTGCAGCTCTGGTGACCCCAG GTTCCTGTTCCGGATGTgagcctgtctctctgcccctgctggCAGGCCTCATGGCCGCCCATGCGGTGGTGTCGCTGCTAATCATTGCAGCAGTGTTTGTGTGTGCTTGCCCACGCCACAGGCCCACCCAAG aaCATGACAAAATCTACATCAACATGCCTGGCAGGGGCTGA
- the NFKBID gene encoding NF-kappa-B inhibitor delta isoform X2 — protein MRVRLNPLDTRLYAEPSLPQAGSWRGSGLPSGPPPLPTLATGPSLDTARAHMLALGPQQLLAQDEEGDTLLHLFAARGLRWAAYAAAEMLQVYRRLDIREHKGKTPLLVAAAANQPLIVEDLLNLGAEPNATDHQGRSVLHVAATYGLPGVLSAVINSGVQVDLEARDFEGLTPLHTAILALNVAVHPPDLCFRVLSTQARDRLACVQMLLHMGADHTSQEIKSNKTVLHLAVQAANPTLVQLLLELPQGDLRAFVNMKAHGNTALHMAAALPPGPSQEAIVRRLLAAGADPTLRNLENEQPVHLLRPGPGPEGLRQLLKRSRVAPPGLSS, from the exons ATGAGAGTGAGGCTG AACCCTCTGGATACCCGGCTTTATGCAGAACCTTCCCTGCCACAGGCAGGATCCTGGAGAGGTTCTGGACTCCCGTCAGGACCCCCACCGTTGCCTACTCTGGCCACCGGACCATCCCTGGACACAGCCCGTGCTCACATGCTGGCTTTGGGGCCTCAACAGCTGCTGGCCCAGGATGAGGAGGGAGACAC GCTCCTGCACCTATTCGCGGCTCGAGGGCTGCGCTGGGCAGCGTATGCCGCAGCTGAGATGCTCCAAGTATACAGACGTCTGGACATTCGGGAGCATAAGGGCAAG ACCCCTCTGCTGGTGGCTGCTGCCGCCAACCAGCCCCTGATTGTGGAGGATCTACTGAACCTGGGAGCAGAGCCCAATGCCACCGATCATCAGGGACGTTCTGTCTTGCATGTGGCTGCTACCTATGGGCTCCCAGGAGTCCTCTCG GCTGTGATTAACTCAGGGGTTCAGGTCGACCTGGAAGCCAGAGACTTCGAGG GCCTCACCCCTCTCCACACAGCCATCCTGGCCCTCAACGTTGCCGTGCACCCACCTGACCTATGTTTCCGGGTACTGAGTACCCAGGCCCGAGACAGGCTGGCTTGTGTCCAGATGTTGCTGCACATGGGTGCTGATCACACCAGCCAG GAGATAAAGAGCAATAAGACTGTTCTGCATCTGGCTGTGCAGGCTGCCAATCCCACCCTGGTTCAGCTGCTGCTTGAGCTGCCACAGGGAGACTTGCGGGCCTTCGTCAACATGAAG GCCCATGGGAACACAGCCCTCCACATggcagctgccctgccccctgggccATCCCAGGAGGCTATCGTGCGACGCCTGCTGGCAGCTGGCGCAGATCCAACGCTGCGAAACCTGGAGAACGAGCAGCCTGTCCACCTGCTGCGGCCTGGGCCGGGCCCTGAGGGG CTTCGGCAGCTATTGAAGAGGAGCCGTGTGGCACCCCCAGGCCTGTCCTCTTAG
- the NFKBID gene encoding NF-kappa-B inhibitor delta isoform X1: MENPLDTRLYAEPSLPQAGSWRGSGLPSGPPPLPTLATGPSLDTARAHMLALGPQQLLAQDEEGDTLLHLFAARGLRWAAYAAAEMLQVYRRLDIREHKGKTPLLVAAAANQPLIVEDLLNLGAEPNATDHQGRSVLHVAATYGLPGVLSAVINSGVQVDLEARDFEGLTPLHTAILALNVAVHPPDLCFRVLSTQARDRLACVQMLLHMGADHTSQEIKSNKTVLHLAVQAANPTLVQLLLELPQGDLRAFVNMKAHGNTALHMAAALPPGPSQEAIVRRLLAAGADPTLRNLENEQPVHLLRPGPGPEGLRQLLKRSRVAPPGLSS, from the exons ATGGAG AACCCTCTGGATACCCGGCTTTATGCAGAACCTTCCCTGCCACAGGCAGGATCCTGGAGAGGTTCTGGACTCCCGTCAGGACCCCCACCGTTGCCTACTCTGGCCACCGGACCATCCCTGGACACAGCCCGTGCTCACATGCTGGCTTTGGGGCCTCAACAGCTGCTGGCCCAGGATGAGGAGGGAGACAC GCTCCTGCACCTATTCGCGGCTCGAGGGCTGCGCTGGGCAGCGTATGCCGCAGCTGAGATGCTCCAAGTATACAGACGTCTGGACATTCGGGAGCATAAGGGCAAG ACCCCTCTGCTGGTGGCTGCTGCCGCCAACCAGCCCCTGATTGTGGAGGATCTACTGAACCTGGGAGCAGAGCCCAATGCCACCGATCATCAGGGACGTTCTGTCTTGCATGTGGCTGCTACCTATGGGCTCCCAGGAGTCCTCTCG GCTGTGATTAACTCAGGGGTTCAGGTCGACCTGGAAGCCAGAGACTTCGAGG GCCTCACCCCTCTCCACACAGCCATCCTGGCCCTCAACGTTGCCGTGCACCCACCTGACCTATGTTTCCGGGTACTGAGTACCCAGGCCCGAGACAGGCTGGCTTGTGTCCAGATGTTGCTGCACATGGGTGCTGATCACACCAGCCAG GAGATAAAGAGCAATAAGACTGTTCTGCATCTGGCTGTGCAGGCTGCCAATCCCACCCTGGTTCAGCTGCTGCTTGAGCTGCCACAGGGAGACTTGCGGGCCTTCGTCAACATGAAG GCCCATGGGAACACAGCCCTCCACATggcagctgccctgccccctgggccATCCCAGGAGGCTATCGTGCGACGCCTGCTGGCAGCTGGCGCAGATCCAACGCTGCGAAACCTGGAGAACGAGCAGCCTGTCCACCTGCTGCGGCCTGGGCCGGGCCCTGAGGGG CTTCGGCAGCTATTGAAGAGGAGCCGTGTGGCACCCCCAGGCCTGTCCTCTTAG